A portion of the Betta splendens chromosome 2, fBetSpl5.4, whole genome shotgun sequence genome contains these proteins:
- the LOC114843633 gene encoding uncharacterized protein DDB_G0271670-like — protein sequence MEGTSLCLLVMSSLCCSTNRACLIESPNASQLFVGDVVSLSCNNKSTGCTVKRNTSRGHMTQCGVDWATADDRTCTISPAITDDSGVYWCESSSASSIIISSSSSSSSSSSSSSSSSSSINISVSGGSVILQSPVLPVMEGHDVTLHCQTKSPPSKLPADFYKDGSLIRTEPTGHMTIHRVTKSDEGAYKCSIQAGGESASSWMLVSGETTTTSAAPTSPPPDSSLQLTFLLLLQLLVFCPYFISTLLMGVAV from the exons CTTGTCTGATTGAAAGTCCCAACGCATCTCAGCTGTTTGTGGGAGATGTTGTGTCTCTGAGCTGCAACAACAAGTCGACAGGATGCACAGTGAAAAGGAACACGAGCAGAGGACACATGACTCAGTGCGGCGTCGACTGGGCAACAGCGGATGATCGTACCTGCACCATCAGCCCCGCCATCACGGATGACAGTGGAGTTTACTGGTGCGAGTCCAGCTCTGCatccagcatcatcatcagcagcagcagcagcagcagcagcagcagcagcagcagcagcagcagcagcagcagcatcaacatcagtgtCTCTG gtggatcagtgatcctgcagagtcctgtcctccctgtgatggagggacatgatgtcactctgcactgtcaaacaaagagccctccctccaagctcccagctgatttctataaagatggctccctcatcaggactgagcctacaggtcacatgaccatcCACCGTGTCACCAAGTCTGATGAAGGAGCCTATAAATGCAGCATCCAGGCTGGTGGAGAGTCTGCGTCCAGCTGGATGCTGGTCTCAg GTGAAACTACAACCACCTCTGCAGCACCAACGTCTCCGCCTCCTGACTCCTCCCTCCAGCTCAccttccttctgctcctccagctgctggtgttcTGTCCCTACTTCATCTCTACTCTCCTCATGGGCGTCGCTGTATAG